TGTTTGCTTAGAATACAATAAGTCAATTTGGAAATTAATCgttttcttcttcaagttgaCTCCACGAATTTGATGATTTCTTGTAGTTCTTAGTTGACCCTCTAACCTGAAATATTAATGAGTAATGGTTTATACTGAGATGCTGTATCTCCATTGTtggaaattttctttaatttctaaaattgtgagaagcaaaaaagttaaaagaacaTGCAAAGAACAATCACACGACATAAAGGTTTACATGATTTGGCAATATGTCTACGTCGAGGATGCAATGATTTCTATTCTGCTATAGAGAATAGTACTGAGGCAGCTCATAATACATCAAACCTTAATTATGAAGCAACAATATATATAACCCCAAAAATTGGTTCACAATGGgccaaaataaatcaaaagccCTAGTTCTGAATCTCCGGCTCCAGACTATCGGCCTAGCCTCTGTTCTATGGCCTAAGTCTCACAAATGTTACTATTTAAAACCATAATGCTTCCATGTCGGGTCGGGTTCAAAGAAGATCTAACACAAAACCATGGCCCACATAGCACATAGCCCAAACATCAATCATGCCAGAAAAACGGTGGGCTTCTATATTACCAGCTAGAGGCTGTCTTTAAAGGGGccaatgtttatttattatgatttaaaCCATTATCTTTAAAGTATTCGCTACTCACAAATTGATCGAAACAGAGTTGGATTCTGATTGAATTtgcaaatctatatatatttataacattgCCGTTGTTTGTTAGTCTTATATTTCCCAACAAGAACTCTGTGCTAGACCTCCACTGGACTAGACTTGATTTTTTGTTTCACTCTGTTGTGGGGAAATACATAATATTTTAGATTTAACGAATTTGCTTTGCTACTCACAAAATTAAGCTAAACTGAAAAGGATCCTGATTGAATAATCGAATTTATTACATATTCATGCCATTGCTCTTGTTTGTTATTCTTCTATTtcccaataataaaaaatatgcgCTAAAAGCCTAAAACTCCACTGGACTAggcttgaaattttttgtttccctATGTTTTTGACAGATACACGCTATTCTAGATGAGATGGTTTTGGAGGCATAGAAACAAGTTCTGCAGAACTTATGATGGTTGTTGAACAGATATCAAAGtgctctctctccctctccacacgcacttttttgttttttttgcacGTCTGCTTCTGAAAATGCGTAACTATTACTGATGGAAGGTCTGTTTACACTTTACACACAATGCAAGTCAGAAGGTGCCTCCTATACCATCACCCTTGTCTCGAAATCTGCTTGACGTGGTTGAAGTCAATGGCATGTGGCTTTTATGTGACCATTGCTTTTGGGTCTTGTCTGTTTGGCTTGTAATTGTTCGAATGTTTTGGTAGTTGCTATTGGAGAGGAAAAAACACCCACAAGGTAATAACAGAAAAATAAGCATTAATTTCTTCAAGAAtcgttctcttttttttttttctttcttttgctgcttctactatttttgttataaattgtTGATATTAGATTACACATGATTGAGAATCATTTTAGACAAAATGCACCAACACATTTTGAACTTTCACTTAGTTGCACTGACATTCTCTGCTGTGCAACTTGAgcctattttttttcttacaacaaACCGAAGGAGGGGGATTTGAATCTAGGTTCTCCCATTGGAGGAAACTTGGGGGTACCACTGAAGCAAAAGGCTTTCGGCCCCTATCACTTGGGCTGATAGGTACcactttataaaaaatatatcataatatGATCATATCATCAAAGAAGTTgccattttattattttgctcAGGGTAAAATAGAATTCTGACTATTCACAGCAATGTTGTCTTTCAAACCTCCCAAAGATAGCCTTTGGACCTGGGTTTGGAGACTGTGGAGCTTGTGGATAGGCAAGATAGGTGGAAGAGCATCCATAATGGGAAAGAGTTGCTGTTATGACAGAAATTTGAGGGATTGGTGGTCGTATGGCAGAAATTTGAGACACTGGTGGAAACTAATTTGGTTCTCAGTTGCAATTCCTAGACACGCCTTTATCAATTGGTTTGCTATTACGAATAGATTGTGGCTACCCGAGATATATTACTCAAATGGGGTTACAAACGTAACTCTCTGCGTTTACTGCAGGCTCCTTACGTGAGAGTCTTCCAAAAGAATCTGGAAAAAAGGTATGAAGAGGTGCTAACTAGGAAGCCTGAGTTTGAGATGGTCCAGACTTGTTGAATGAGGTTTGCATGATCTGAAGGGGAAAAGTCTGGAGTTGTGTAAACTAGTATGGGGTTTGTCGTATAtcatgttttgacttttgaggcCGACTCAAGAATGAGGAAAGTGAAATTCAAGCCATTGAGGTCAAGTCTCAATTGGTAACCAAAGTCCTATGTTGTTATTAGAAGATGCCTCTATTTGTACTTGGCAAGTAATCTGAAATCTTTATTCATTAAGGAAGcggttttttccttttttacttGGCAAGTAAACTGAAATCTTGACTGTTTCTGCGAAAGTTTTCATTGTGGCATGCCACTTTGTACTTACCACACATAGGGTATGTACTCTCACTTTTGCTGATTGGTATAGCTTTGAGTGTTATCTCATGAAGCTGGTGCAACACAGGAGCTGTGATCCAAGCTGATGCAAGAATAGGAGCAGTGATGCTAGCTCCTGCAATTTAACAGAAGCATAGCTAATGTATGATCTGTTAGTGTAGGTCTGTTAGAGCAAGGTTGTTAGTGACAGTCACTGTTAAAGTTTTGTTAAGCTCTTTAAGTAGTAGTTACTAAATCAGGTTGTTATAGGTTAGTTAATAGATCTGTAAACTGATGGGCTAATGAGATATACGCCTATACCATTCGTAACCAGCCATAAGATCTTGTACTCAGGCCAGAAATGGACATTGACGAATAACAATATAGTTTCTCTCTATTCTCAACTTCTCTAATTATTCTCTTACCTCCAAACTTTGTAGGGCGACTCCTCAAATAAGTCAATTCCTACTCTAATCCCATTTCCTCATCAATACCCTTTCACCTAAACACTATCACCACTATTCCATTGAGAAGGTTCATTCCATGTTAGGTGTACCTCTTGGTGCTTGGATGTATTTGTGCAGCTTCAGCTGCGTCTTGAGTCTTGACTGGCCAttcatctaaaaataaataaaatttgagagaCTCCAAGAGCATTGGCagtgattatttatttttaaaattataattggtGTAGTTGCACTACCAATTAGTAAAATCTTACTATCCCCTATCTCAAAAATGCTCTTAGATCTCAAAAAGGCTCTGCTCTGTACAGAGTTGATGAGCCTCAAGCGCACATTAGCATAGAGGCGCTAATGTGCATCAAGAgacctctccctctctctctgtctctctgtctctctccagagagagagaattaaaaattttccacTTAATAGGTTGTAACTGACATGCTTCGAGAAAGTTATTTTCACTGCCTACTGCTTCTGGAGATCCAAAACCACATAATCTTATTATGTATCTTAATAGTTCTAGTTGTGTGGcctaacatttttaaattttaaaagtggGGTTTTAGGTTTGGGTGATGATGAGATTCAAACATAGGATCACTTGCTTATGATATATTAACTTTTACTACTtgtctaaaaaatttaaattaatggaaaataattcatttatccatttaaccattattctaatcATAGGAACTTCAATACACAAACTTGATCACATATTTCCAACCATTCTTATGTGATTTAAACAAGAAGAGTTTACTAGATAGccgaaaaaaaaataactatatacAATATGACTCTTAACTTCTCTACAAACTTACTATATTGCGTAATAAATACCCACAATGTTAAATAAACATATATGTTACTAACAGAGAAACCAAGCTATTGCCAATAATCATCGACATGAATGACTTAGATTGAAGTTACCATCAAAATTTACACTAATAATATTAGTTATTAGGTGAAAGAATTTATTAGAAGTACCGAAGTTACCTCATTTGTCAAACAATGAAAGACACTGAAAAGTCACTGCAGTCCTGATGAAACTGATGGCAATACTAGGTTAGTAGCAATAAGATGTGCTTCCTGGTTATCAACTCTAGCTCTTGTGTTTGGTAAAGGtggattcaagaaaaaaataatctaaaaagATTCAACATCCACAACACCTTCCAAGACCTTAACCACCATAGACATGGAAGGCCTCTTTGTAAAATCAAATTGCAAACACCAATTGGCAACCATCATCATATTTACAACATCTTCACCATGTAATTGCATATCTCCACTGTTCTTATCAACTAGATCCAACAGTCGTTCCTCCTTAatctttttcctaaaaatatcaaataaaagcATTTCTTCTTCTGATTGAGAGCGATCTAAATTTCTCCTTCCACATAATAACTCCAAAAGTACTACTCCAAAGCTATATACATCTACTTTTTCTGTAATTATCGAACTTAGCCATTCAGGAGCCATATAGCCAGGAGTTCCTCTCATAGTTGTTACAACTTGGCTTTGATCTCGATCAACTAGTTTAGACATCCCAAAATCAGAGacttttgcattaaaattatCATCTAAGAGGATATTATGTGGTTTTATGTCCAAGTGAACTATTTTCTGTCTGCAGTCCTCATGTAAATAAGTTAGTCCCCTTGCTGTGTCAAGGATGATCTTCTTTCTATGTTGCCAATCAAGCAACATCTCAGGATTTTTATGAAATATCCATCTATCTAAAGACCCATTAGACATGTACTCATAAACAAGAAGCCTATGAGATTTCTCAGCACAAAATCCAATCAGTCTTACCAAGTTGAAATGATGAATGCTACCAATTGTCTCAACTTCAGCTAAAAATGATTTCTTGATTTGACCAAAACCATCAAGACGCTTCACTGCAACTTTTGTATCGTCAATTAGAGTCCCTTCAAAAACTGTACCAAATCCTCCCTCACCGAGCTCCTTACTAAAATTTTCTGTTATTGCTTGCAAATCATCATAAGAATACCTTGTGGGCATTCCTGGTACATGATCTAAATAATACTCCTCTACTTCATCAGCAGTTTCCTTCTTCCAAactttaaaaacaaagaatCCAATTGAAAGAAATAGAACAAATGCTAGGTTGGATCCCAATATAAATCCAAGCCAATGTTTTTGTTGCTGAGGAGGAAGAGGAACTTTTTGCACCTTGATATATACTTTAAAGTAAGTTTCTTCTCTTAAATCTCTTTCATCAGCGTACATCAAGGAAAAAATCTGGGATCGTAAATAGCAGCTCCCAACACGGTTGCTCGAATTATAAAAAGCAGCTTTGCACGAACAGACTTTCAAGCAAGACTGTTTGCAACTCTCTAAACTTACGTGTTGGTAGTCTGGATGTATATATGGGAGGCCTTTTTGAAAGGGAAAGTATGTGATGTTCTGGAGCTCTATAAGAATGTGACTTTTGTTCGCTTCACAAGACAAGGGAGTAACGAGAGAACATCCTAGGTTTGGTAGCCTGTCATTGATGGGATGAAAATAGTTTGTTCCATTTATGGGTTGCGGACAACTACACTGCTCATCTGTACAAACACCATAATTGCCGCAAACCCCAGGATAACCACAGTAACCAATATCCAGTTTGAGAAAATCATCGACTTCATACCAGTTTGCATCATACACTTTTAAGTGTCCGTCAGGCCGAAGTTTCATGTACTTTGCAGCAATGGTTAGGCCAACAGCTATGCCAGGTGATGGATAATCAGATTCGAAGACAGCGAAGCTTTGATTCAGAAATTGAGAGTAATTGTATTTCATATTACTAAaaggataataataataatagatatcAGGAGGATTAGAATTGATATAGAAAAACAAACCTTCACTAGTGATTGAGAATGAAAACATTCCTCCTTCACTAGTGAGTTGCTGACCTCTTAGCAACTTTTGGCCAAGAACCAGCGTGTCCGTTGGGTGATCAAAAGATTGCCAAATTGTTGCATTCTTGTCATCCAACAGCATGAGGTTGCAGGTGTCGTCGGTTAAGTTTAGGCCAACCACAGATTTGTTGCTGATGTTTGTTGACCACGCTCTACTTCCATTACCATCTTCTAGCACTAAACCTCCTTCCAAAGTGAGCTGTAAGGTCGCATCAAGGCTAACTGGATTCTTTGGGTTAGCAGACCATACTACTTCGGGATACTCGGATCCCTTAAAATTGCCCTCTTCGTAATACAGAATAAAATTAGCAAAAAGAGATCTGTTGTTTGTTCGATTGTAGAAGAAGCCACAACCACATACATCTTGACCATAGTATAGATCGGGTGGTGCACGGGAAAGTATGATTCTCACAAATGATCCATCATCGAATTTCACAGAATCGGGAGCAGAAAAGCTGTTGGTCCACGAAGTAGAAGAGTTTACGGCCAGAAAACCACGAGGCACCGCAGTCACTGCAATGGGAAGAAGGTTTTGAAACGAAACAAGGTAGAGAAGAATAGCAAGGCAAGCCCAGCTTAAAGCCATTGTTTGTAACACACGGTGCAggtagaagaaaaagaaacagaaaatgGACAACAAAGGGCGGATGGAATTACAAGCATAACCAAAGAATCTCTTAcggcagaattttttttatttaaaaaaaaaaaattgtaaatgtaATGCATGAGAAATTCTAGTTGACTTTTTCAGCTACAAAATCAACGTTTTTTGTCCACAAACAGCCGGAGCTATATCCGCACAAAAAAGAGGTGCTCTTTTCCGCGCGCGCACGGCCACAGCatttttgtgattaataatTTTGAATCTCTATCTGTATGAAATGGCGTCAGATCTCgctattacattttttttctctacttcactttttgaattttatatttgatatatttttatttgaaaatttgtcaaTAGAGGACCGGAAGAATAGGAAATTTATGTCCCTCAAGAGTATTATTCTTATCAATAGAGAAAACatattatatcattatttatttatttattttctgctcATGTCCAAAAGACAGATTATAAGAAGCTTTATCCTATGATTTTGCAGATAGATAAATGCTtctgctcttttttcttttttaatgattattattattcttctaattcGTAAGcacaagtttctcaaaaaaaaaaaaaaattctttagcACAAAAAATAGGTCTTGAATCCAAGATCTCACTCTCAATCTAAAACTCATGATTTTGTAACAACTCCATCTATTTTAAAGTGTACCCCCAATTAAAAGGTCAATAAATACAGAAGGCAACTGAAACGTCccagcttaaaaaaaataataaaaaaataaaaatatctctctctccctctctctctcatatcaaaaagtcaaaaacaatAGCATGCCAGTGCGACACAGACGGTCTTCctagaaaaaaggaaaatgagcTTTGGAAAAAGGGTTCAGCCCTCTACTCGTGACAATATAACTTTCTGGCCCAGAGTATTTGGGCCGGGTGACCCgcccaaaagttttttttttttgctaagagCCCAACATTGTTTTCGACCAAACAAATGGTCTCTCTTTGATCATTTGATCTGTGGCTCACTATTGCAAGACTGCATTGTATTTTTCCGGGAGAAAATTTACAGTCTTGGAAACATTCAGTAGTGGTTAGTTGTATAATTTAATGGTTTCTTTCTTATTGACTTTGATTGAATCTCCTCTGTCACATTTGATGCAAATCTCAGTTACAAAGTTGTAATTTTTGCTTGTTCTAATGATAATTGCGAGTGTGCTCTTTTGAATCATTGATGGGGTTTTCAAAAATGTTTACTGCTTTTACTAACATATTAGTTTCCGTGAATTATTCATGGGTTTACTTTTTGGCTCATATGTATACAAGAAGGGGAAAAAGTGTGTAGAATTCATTACTTTATGTGGGTGTCAGAAAAGGTTGGTTTGTGTTTCATATTTGGTTTGATGTGCCTGCTCTAGGAAATATGGTTGTGGAGAACAAAGAGTTTTGATTCATAATGTGAGTTTTTTAAACATTGGGGTTATAGATTGTTAGAACGTTTTGTTATCTCCAACTTGAAAAGTTAatatctatgaagcacgggtgcggcgtttgggccgccgcacccgcgtcggacACGGCCGGACGCggaggcgacgccgctgcctgcgcatCCGTGCCGCGTCcggcaataaaaaattatttttttcggcgcgatttGCGCCGATTTGGGCCAACGTGCGCGAAATCGGgccgattcgcgccgattcggcccgaatcggtccgtatcgggtGAAATCGGTCCGGTCGAAATCGGCCGATACTGGCCGATACCGGagaaatcggccgataccggccgaaatctGCCGAtatcggccgataccggccgaaattcaaaaaaaaaaaaaaaaaaaaaacaacaacaagtgCGTATGGctggaaaaaataagaaaaaaaaaagaaaaaagaaaaaagaagaaggtgcaaacgcaccatttggaaaaaaaccaagacccaaccctctcactcttcatttttcttgagcctctctcccactctctaccttcactcttcagctaggctctctcctattctctgtattctagttattatttaccattgctcttaaatttggtatatatttatataatgtgaaaaaagtatgtttagcaatatattaaaaatataaataaaaatatttttaataattttttaatcgccgcacccgcaccctactttttcaaaaattgccgagtcccgcacccgcacccgaatcccgaaacgcacccgtgcttcataggttaATATTGAGTGTTGTGGTTTAGTGTGATCTAAAAGTAATGTATGTTCCTTAGTAGTGGCAACATTGTTTGCTCCAATATGCATTGGTTTCTGatttggattttcaaattatttatgaaATGTTGCTTTGCAACTGATTGTTGCTGACAGAATCATGGTGTTAGTGGTGTTTCTGTTTTCTTTGGTTGTGAGAGTTTGAATAGTCCTATATGCTGTGGATGGGAAGGAAAGAATAATCACCACGGATTGGTGGCTTGTTGCtgtcataaataaaatatatatatatataaaaaaaatgatctctTTGCGCTTGTAAGgccatttttctttgttgctttATGGTGGTTTTCTTTGACAG
This genomic stretch from Castanea sativa cultivar Marrone di Chiusa Pesio chromosome 1, ASM4071231v1 harbors:
- the LOC142637482 gene encoding G-type lectin S-receptor-like serine/threonine-protein kinase SD2-5 — encoded protein: MALSWACLAILLYLVSFQNLLPIAVTAVPRGFLAVNSSTSWTNSFSAPDSVKFDDGSFVRIILSRAPPDLYYGQDVCGCGFFYNRTNNRSLFANFILYYEEGNFKGSEYPEVVWSANPKNPVSLDATLQLTLEGGLVLEDGNGSRAWSTNISNKSVVGLNLTDDTCNLMLLDDKNATIWQSFDHPTDTLVLGQKLLRGQQLTSEGGMFSFSITSEGLFFYINSNPPDIYYYYYPFSNMKYNYSQFLNQSFAVFESDYPSPGIAVGLTIAAKYMKLRPDGHLKVYDANWYEVDDFLKLDIGYCGYPGVCGNYGVCTDEQCSCPQPINGTNYFHPINDRLPNLGCSLVTPLSCEANKSHILIELQNITYFPFQKGLPYIHPDYQHVSLESCKQSCLKVCSCKAAFYNSSNRVGSCYLRSQIFSLMYADERDLREETYFKVYIKVQKVPLPPQQQKHWLGFILGSNLAFVLFLSIGFFVFKVWKKETADEVEEYYLDHVPGMPTRYSYDDLQAITENFSKELGEGGFGTVFEGTLIDDTKVAVKRLDGFGQIKKSFLAEVETIGSIHHFNLVRLIGFCAEKSHRLLVYEYMSNGSLDRWIFHKNPEMLLDWQHRKKIILDTARGLTYLHEDCRQKIVHLDIKPHNILLDDNFNAKVSDFGMSKLVDRDQSQVVTTMRGTPGYMAPEWLSSIITEKVDVYSFGVVLLELLCGRRNLDRSQSEEEMLLFDIFRKKIKEERLLDLVDKNSGDMQLHGEDVVNMMMVANWCLQFDFTKRPSMSMVVKVLEGVVDVESF